TGGTATTGAATACGACCTTCAGGTTGACTGCACCTGACGGCGTGTTGGTCGAAATAGCTCCCGGTGCAGAAAATGGTTACTTCTCGACTGGCATTGTTCTGGAGGTTGCTGCAGGGACTGTTAATCCTGGGTGGTGTTGGCTTCGTTGGAGCGGGCGTGGCTAAGTGACCGGCCTCGTCGCTGGCGACGGTGTAGATGCGGTCGATGTGTTATGTGGCTTGGACTTCAGAACAGCGTGGGCATTGCACGTTCGCCGTGACGAGCCTCGGTAACCCGGGCAGTCCACCGCTTTACCAGCCATATCTCGATCAGCTCGGGGTTTGTCCGGGCCTTGGTAGCCCATGAGGTGACCAACTGGTTGTAGCGGTGATAACGACGCAACGTGAAACTGCTGACGGATGGATCTTCCAGCCAACCTTCGTGTATCAGTGTTGAGACACCGAACTGGTCGATCAACTGTGCGCGGCCGCCTTCTACTGTTACGTCAGCAGCCCACATGAATGCCGATAGCAGTGAGACTCCAACGCCCGGGGTCACTGGCCACCCCGACCATGTGTCACGGTGGACATTCGGCAAGGTTCGAGACTTCATGCAGTAATCGAGGACCGACTTGATCGACTTCATCGGATCATCGCCTTCGTTGACCTGCGTGTCGAAGACATCGGGGAATCTGCGATTGAATCGGCGACTGCGCTGAGCGCTCTGCCACGCCGCGCATAGAAATAGCAGGCCGAGGCCAGCATGGTCGGCTTCGATGAGTTCGCTGCGAGGGTGAAGGTCGTTGCGCTGCACCGTTCCCACTCCGGCAGTGACAATCTTTCCGTCGTCGTCTCTTCCACGCAATCGGATCTCGTGTTTGGCCATTAGTAAATGCGAATTCCACCAGTCCAGATCTACTCGGGTTCCGTCATCGAGTACGTGCAGATCGTAAGCCCGTGCCTGACACCATTGAACGCACGCCTCTGGCGGCTCGAATCCTTCATCCTCGATTTGCATGTGCCGATCCTGGCACGGCTCACCGACATATGGCTGCGGTCGCCGGCGTGGTGCCGGGATTGAGTTAGTCGGCTCCGATAGCGTGACTACCTGTGCGTGTGCACAAAACATGTGGGGATAGGACGTTTGGGTGACTGACATTGTGAGCATCGCGCACGGCGCTGAGGATTTCGATACGCGACTGCGACGCGAAGCAATGCAGTTTCTTACGGTGCGAACCAACGACGGTCTCGACTCGATCAGTAAGCAAGAGTTGCTCGATTTCACCATTGACGGCGAAATGTTCAGACTGATGGATCCCCAACGGGGTATCCGCAAGCCACGCCAACTATCGTCAGCTCTTTCGATCAGCACGGTCTATCGCCGTGAAGGCGCTGACCGACCATACGAGGATGCGGTCGGAGCCGACGGATTTCTTCGGTACAAGTGGAGCGGTGTGGACCCGGATCACCAGGACAACCGCGGGCTGCGGGCTGCGATGGAGCAGAAAGTGCCGTTGATCTGGTTCTTCGGCGTGGGACCTGGGCAGTTTCAGCCGGTTTTTCCCGTCTACCTCGTTGGCGAAGAGGTGGGACTCCATCAGTTTGTCGTTGCCACTGAATTTGCTCGTGATCTCCACGTGACGGATTCTCCGATCGAATCTCATCTTCGCCGTTACCTGATCGCAGAAACTAAGCGCCGACTCCACCAGCCGGTATTCCGAGCGACAGTGATGAGGGCCTACGAAACGCGTTGCGCTGTCTGCTCTTTAGGTCACAGCTCATTGCTTGACGCGGCACATATTGTGCCCGATTCCGATGAGGCTGGAGTCGCTTCGGTACGAAATGGGTTGGCAATGTGCAAGATTCACCATGCTGCATTTGATGTGAATATTCTGGGTATCAGTCCAGATCTTGTCGTTGAGATCAGACAGGATCTTCTCGAAGAGATCGATGGTCCGATGTTGGAGCACGGGCTGAAGGAGCGGCACGGTCAGAAGCTGATGGTGATTCCAGCCATAAGATCTGAGCGTCCCGACCCGGAGTTGCTTGCATTGAGCTACAAGAAGTTTCAGTCCGCTGGCTGACATTGCTGACGATGTGAATTCCAGGACTTGTCGTCGAGTCCGTACAATGTGTCAGCGAACTACTCGTGTCAATCCTTGGCTGGACCGAAATATCACTGTAGGAATCGGTCGACGGCTGGCCGTTGCGCATACCAAGGATGAATGTGGGCCGCGTTTTTAATCACGGACGGCAAGTCATTTTCAAAGGTCTGAGCCGTTGGATTCTTCGGTTCAGCCCCGGCCGACGGGGATAGCGAGCCGTACGCGCGCGTGCATCGCTGTAGTTAAAGAGATGCACGCGCGCAACGCAAAACGAGGAAGCCGTCTTCGGATCTAGTGATCCGTGGGTTGTTGCCTACTTGCTGGGCGTCGACGCGACTGCTTTGATATCGATCTCGCTCTCGGCTGCGTCATCGCCGCAATCACAGTCACAATCGTCGCCGCAGCCGCCGGTGTTGCATTCGCCGGCGTAGCTGTCGTCGTCCTCATCGCAGTCGAGAGTGCCGCCGAAGGACTCAGCAAAATCGTCGTCGAGTTCGTGAGTAAAGGCGTGCACCTCGTCAACCAGGTTGAGGAGATGCTGCGGAGCGAAGGGGTCCGCATCAAGCATTGTCGAGACCAGCAGGTGGTCGCCGCTGAAGGCGAAGCGCAGGCGCGGCCATTCCTGCGCGAGTTCGATCAGCTGCGTTGCGGCATGGGCAGGATTGCCGAGGCCGGTGAGAACCGACGACCAGACGTTGATCTGCGGGCCGTCATCCGCGACCGTCACGTAGACTACAAACCCGTGAACGGGCACGACAATATCGCCGTCGTCATCGGTGTCAGGCTCGCTGCCGAGAAGTTCAGCGAGAGTCTGAGTGCACAGGCGAACCAATTCGTCGCGCTCGTCCGTCACCAGGGCAATGGCGCCGTTGATGTGGAGGGGCTGGTCGGCGGTCGTGTCGTGGTCGCTCATGGATCCTCATGTTCTGTGCCAGTCCGAGCAGGCGCTTGGCACTGTTTTCGTGCGGTGGGTGTCAGGTCTACGGTAGTCGGCGCTCACTATTGTCTGCTTAGTGGATGATCAAGAATGTTCGCGTCGGCTCGTGATGAGCGGGACCTAACTGCCGCAGAGCGATGTAGCTCGAGTCCCGGAAAATCCGACAGCGTTGTGGCAGTGAGTATCTCGGCCTGTCGGTGGGAAGATCGAGTCTCCACAATCGGCGAGGCAGTTATAAAGGTTGGGGAGTGCGTCCGATACGAGTACAACGTCCGCGCCCGGTGGAGCCACACGTTGGTCCTCGAGGAGATTGTCGAAGACCAGACGACTGAGGCGCCGTCCTGTCTCAGCGGCGAGAGCGCTTTGTTCTCATAGAGCCCGATGCGGCAGTCGCAACGACAGTAGCGCTCGATGTCGGTTCATTGCCCACCGAAAATATTTGCAGCAGTTGCCAAAGCGGAGATTTCTAGTAGATATGACAACTACTTCGAGGTGATGCGTCTGACCGAGCCGAACTTGGTTGAAACAGTGAATGGATCGCCACCATTGCCGGGAGTGATTCGCGAACACAGTGCTCTTCGACGTTGCAAAGACGCTCAAGTTGGTCCGCAACAGACGGAGCACGGCTCGACGACGACGATTGGACCTGGATTGTGCGCGACACCCTCCGGTACCTGCGAATGATCGCGAAATGGTCCTGTCGAAGTAGTGGACAGATCAGATCGAGCGTCGATTTCAATTGATGCCGAGTTGTTATATGCGCTGGAAGCGCGTGATTTTTCGGCGTCCGTCTCCTGAATCTTTTCTGGCGGGAAAATATCTGAGTTTTTGTTCGAAATTGCCGTCATGCTAGGGTCGATTCTCAGTTGTTGAATTGCGTGGTCGAGCCAAAAGCTTGCGCAGAAGATTTATTTTGTGGAGGTTGGGTTTCGGAAAAAACGAAGTGCGTGTTGCTAGTCAATTGAATATGTGACCGGTGTGGGTATGACGGTCGCTCCTAGGGCGTGCAGAATCGAAGCGCAAAGATCCTGAACAGGGGTTTTTGCGCGTTTGTTCTGCCGATTATGTGCGAAGGATGTGGCGTGTGACGGGGTCCGACATGGTCCAGTTCAGTACATTGGTAATTGTTTCACTGCTTGTTGCTTTTTATGGTGGAACTTTTCTGATTTCTCTTCGTATCGGTAAGAAGCAGGAAAATGCCGACGGTTTTATGACTGCCGGAAATAAATTAGGATTTGGTGTTTCGGCTGCGAGTATGACGGCCACCTGGATTTGGGCGTCGTCGATGTATGCGTCCGCCACTTCCGGCTACACCTACGGAATCTCCGGCCCTATCCACTACGGTTTGTGGGGCGCGTTGATGATTCTCTTCATTTATCCGTTTGGCCAGCGAATTCGCAAAGTGGCGCCGAAAGCCCACACGCTGGCCGAGGTCATGTACGCCCGGCATGGACGCTCGAGTCAGCTGATGCTCGCGGGCTCCAATATCGTCGGCAGTCTCATCAGTTTGATGTCGAACTTCCTCGCTGGTGGTCTGCTGATCGCGCTGCTTTCCCCGTTCAATTTCATTCAGGGTGTCTTCATCGTTGCGCTGGGCGTTTTGCTGTACACGCTGTGGTCGGGTTTCCGCGCTTCGGTGTTGACCGACTTTGTGCAGTTGATCGGAATGCTTGGTGCGGTAGCGGTTTTGGTGCCGTTCATCTTCTTTGCCGCAGGGTTCCCCGCGGCCTTCGAATCCGGTGCAGGCAACCTCACAGCGGAGCAGAGCAACTTCTTCTCGAGTGTTGCCTTCTTCGAACAGGGCGCGCCGTACATCGCGGCCGTTCTCGCTTACGCGATTGGCAACCAGACCATCGCTCAACGTCTGTTCGCGGTTCGCGAAGACCTGATCAAGCCCACCTTCATCACCGCCACCGTGGGATATGGCGCAACGGTCATCGGTGTCGGAATGCTGGGCGTTCTCGCGCTGTACCTCGGAATCGAGCCGATGGATGGCGACGTCAACAACCTGATTCCGCAGATGGCCGCGTCGTACCTGCCGGGGATTTTGCTGGCTGTCTTCTTCGTCATGATCGTCGGCGCGTTATCGTCGACCGCGGACTCGGATCTTGCGGCACTCTCATCGATCGTGATGACCGATGTTTACGGTCAGGCGGTCGCCGGCAAGGCTAATGCCAACCCACGGCGGATGCTGCTCATCGGCCGTGTGACGATGATCGTTGCGACGGCCGCGGCTATCTCCTTGGCAAGTCTGCAATTGAGCATTCTGGATCTGCTGGTGTTCGTCGGCGCGCTGTGGGGCGCTTTGGTGTTCCCGGTTATCGCGAGCTTCTATTGGGGGAAGGTCACCAATAAGGCGTTCACGGTGTCGGTGCTCGTTGCTCTTGCCGCGTTCCTGCCTGTCCGATTCAGTTGGGTGCCGATGGACGGGATGTTCGGGATTCTCTCCGACATCGTTTCCGTGATCGGCATCGGAGTGGTTCTGGGGCTCATGGCCTTTGGATTCTTCGGGCTCAAGGTTGCGCAGATTGTCGGCGGCCTGGCGATAGTGCTGTCCGCGCCGTTTGCGATCGGGTTCTTGCACGACTACCCAACGCTCAGTGGATCTTTGGTGGCTTATGCCGTGAGTACCGTCGTGTGCTTTGCGATGTCTGTCAATCAGCGCGAGACGTTCGACTTCGAACTGATCAAACAACGGACAGGGGACTTCGACGACGACGAGTTGCCGCACGACGACGCTTCTGCGCTGGGCGCGACCGGAAAGTAATCGTCGAGACAATTGGAAGGGGCTCGAATGAGCACAGCTCTACTGACCATTTACGTTCTGATCTGGCCGGCGTTGGTCCTGGTTGTCTTGGGAGTCATCAGCAAGGGATTCTTCAAGGATTGGGCGGAGGCTCGCCGCAGCGGTGAAGATCTGGTGTAACTGTTGACCGCCGCCACCGACGCTCTTGGTGCCGGTGGCGGCGGTCATATTGCGTCGGACACAGGGGTCGGCGTTATAGTTGCTCAGTGCAACACAACGGGGCAATGTCGCTCACCGGTCCACCAGCCGTCCATGACGAGCTGGTGCACTTGACGCGGCAGCTGATGACAGGCGATCGCCAATCCGACGATCAGCCGTCCATCGCGCAGCATTCGTTCCTCTCTTTCATCGGCCGCCACGACGGCTGCCGGGCTACGGAGATCTCCGACGTCTTCGGCGTCAACCGCTCGACTATCTCGCGCCAAGTGCGCGGATGCATCGACGCAGGCTGGGTGTATGCCGATCCGGGACCCGTTCGCCTGGGTAATCCGCTCCACCTCACTGACGAGGGTCGCAAATACCTCGACGCCGCCGACGCGCGTCGACTCGACCAAGTTGTCAGCAGGCTGCACGATTGGAGTGAGTCCGAGATCGAGGAATTCGCCCGTGCACTTCACCGCTTCAGAATCAGCACAGAATCGCAGACCGACGGAGATGACACCCTGTGAGTGAGTACAGCGCCAAAGCCCAGTTCACCATCTCCGACAACGAGTCGGTGGTGCACACCGTCTTCACTCACGCCGAGCGCACCCCGAACCTCACGGTGTTCTCGAGGCCGATGGGCGACGGGTGGGTCGACGTATCGGCGAAGGAATTTGCCGAGCAGGTCATGGGCGTGGCAAACGGGTTGATTGCCGCCGGTGTCCAGCCAGGCGATCGCGTCGCACTTCTGTCTGCCACCCGCTACGAGTGGACGCTGTTCGACTTCGCCATCTGGGCGGCCGGCGCTGCCACGGTTCCGATCTACGACTCGTCATCGAAGGGCCAGGTTGCCTGGATCCTCGAGGATTCCGAATCTGTCATGGCCATCGTGGAGACGGGGACGCACGAGCAGCTGTTCCAGGATGCGCCGCCTAGCCTCCGCGCTGTCATGCAGATTGACGCCGGCGCAGTTGCGGAGCTGACAAAGCAGGGCATCGACGTCGATGAAACCGAGCTGAAGAAGCGGCTCGACGGTATTCGCGCCGACGACCTTGCCTCCCTTGTCTACACATCCGGTACGACGGGACGGCCGAAGGGCTGCATCCTCACTCATCGGAATTTCTTGTCCGAGGTGCGGGGCATTCTCACTGCGTCGATCGGTAAGGTCGCGGTTCCGGGAAACCGGGTTCTGACCTTCCTTCCCCTCGCCCATGTACTTGCTCGTGCAGTGTCCTTGGCTACGTTCGAAGCTGGTGCTGCGCAGGCGCACTGGTCTGATTTCTCAAACATCACAACTCAATTCGAGCGCTACAAGCCCAATACGATCCTCGGCGTCCCGCGGGTCTTCGAGAAGGTTCGCGACGGAGCCGCGCGGAAGGCGGAGTCCGGCGGCAAGATTCCCGGCGCCATCTTTGCCTTCGCAGAAGCAACGGCCAAGGAGTACAGCCAGTCCCTCGACCAGGGCGGCCCGTCCCTGGTGCTCAAGGCGAAGCATGCCGTCGCCGACAAGCTTGTGTACTCGAAGCTGCGCGCAGCGCTTGGCGGAGAATGCTGGTTCGCCATTTCCGGCGGCGGAGCACTCACACCGGAACTCGGCCACTTCTTCCGTGGTCTCGGCGTTCCGATCTACGAAGGCTACGGACTCACCGAAACCACCGCAGCGCACTGCGTCAACATTCCCGGGGCTCAGAAGATCGGAACCGTCGGACAGCCAATGGGCGGCAACGGCGTTCGTATCGCGGAAGACGGCGAGATCGAACTCAACGGGGGAGTGGTCTTCAAGGGTTACTGGAAGAATGAGAAAGCCACCGAAGAGTCCTTCGACAATGGTTGGCTGCGCACCGGCGACCTTGGTGAACTCGACAGTGACGGTTACCTTTCCATCACCGGTCGCAAGAAGGACCTCTTGGTGACGGCTGGCGGCAAGAACGTTTCACCCGGCCCGATGGAAGACCGGATCCGCTCTCATTCCATCATCTCGCAGGCGGTGGTCGTTGGCGACGGAAAGTCTTACGTCACGGCGCTTCTGACAGTCGATCCCGAGGTGTTCGAGAAGTGGAAGGCAGACAACGGCAAGCCCGCCGAGGCAACCGTCGCAGAACTGCGTGACGACAAGGATCTTCGAGCAGAGGTGCAGAAGGCGATCGATGACGCTAATTCGGCTGTCTCACATGCCGAGTCGATCAAGAAGTTCGTCATTCTCGATCGGGATCTCACCGAGGAAGACGGCGAAATGACGGCGACGCTCAAGATCAAGCGAAACGTAGTCGTCGACCGTTTCTCCAAGGAGATCGAAGGCATGTACACCAAGAGCTAGGCGCGCTTGGGGAATTGCTCGCGGTAGGCCATGACGTCGTCGAGCCGGAATCGGCGGTGGGTTCCGCGTAGCTCGATCGGAAGCTTGCCGGCGTCGGCAAGCTTGCGGACATACGTGTCGGAGACGCCGAGAATTTCGGCGGCCTGCGACGTTGTGAGCAGTTCGGCCACGGCGCCGAGCGCAACGCTGTCACCGTTGGCGAGGTAAGTCAGCAGCGCCACGACGGCATCGCCCACTGAAGGTGGGACGTCTATTTTCACGCCGTCGATCACGAGCGTCGTCGTGCTGGTTGAGGTTTGAGCGAGCGCGGACAGTGCGGTCTTGATCTTTGCCGCGTCGGTGCTACCGACCGCTGAAATTACGTGGTCAATGCTCATGCCGAGCTCCGATCGAAGTAGTTGTCACATCAGTGCTGTCAGGTGATGGCGAAGTAAGCCGGTGAGAAGTGCTGATGTAGACGTCTGCATTGATAATTTCCGTCAACGTCGTGCCGCGAGGGCCGCTCATCGAGGCGACTCAACTTCGGCGATCGTGATTGGCTGCAGGCGAAGTCCGAGGGCGTCGGCAATTTCGACGATTGATGCCAACTTCACGGATCCGGTGCCATATTCGAGTGCTTGAACGCTGGATCGGGACACCCCGGCTAGGTTGGCGAGTGTTTGCTGGGTGAGTCGGAGTTGGACCCTGCGTTCGGCAAACAGGTCACCGATGCGTGCAGTTTCAGGCATAGGACTGCTGCGCGTCGGTGAACTTCGACGTGGCTGACTCATTGCCGCTCCTATGCCTTATTTTGCAAGCATAAGTCCGGGTGGCGTTGCAGAGCAATCTCAAATGCTCGTTAATGCATGTAGTTTCATGCATTAACCTTCGATCGGCGGGGGAGTCGAGGAGGGTCAACCCACCGAGAGAGTAGGCGTGCGCCGGCTTTCAGAGCAGCCTGATCGGAATTCAATTCGTTTGGAGAGAAGCGTTTTCGAGTGTCGCTCGAACCTAACTCCCAATATTGGTGTGACTCGACGTAGCATCCTGTGTGTGGCTAGACGATCGGTAACAGTGAGATTTGATTCAGAGGAACTGGAGGCTCTCGAGGCTCTCCGGGAGCTTACGGGCGCGGACATATCCAGCGTTGTGCGCGAGGCAGTCATCGAGCACGCAAAGCGATGTGTCAGGCAGGCGCCGCCGCGCGATATCGGCGACAAGCGCAAGTCTCTGACCTTGAACGATGCCTTCGCGCGATACTCGGCGATGTGTGTTGAGCAGGAGCGGGAAGCCTCCTAAACCAAGGAGCGGTGGAGACATGACGTCCCCACCGCATTTCCCAGTTGTTGAATTATGAACGAACTAGAATCTTGACCGCTGTGTCGTTGTGTTCGATCAAGGTCGTGAAGCCTTCGGTAATCAACTCTTCGAGTTGAATGCGTCCGGTGATGAACGGCGCCAGATCGACAACTCCGTCCTGAACCATTTTGATGACGGCTTCATGATCACGCACGTACGCGATTGTTCCGCGTAGATCGATTTCTTTGAGGACCAGCTTCTGCATGTCGATGGTCGCCGGCTTGCCCCAAATTGACACGTTGACAACCACTCCCGCGGGTCGAACGGTGTCGAGCATAGTGTCGAGCACCGCGTTGACCCCGGCACACTCGAATCCGAGATCCGCACCGATGCCGTCGCTGATCTCGAGAACGCGCGCCTTCACGTCTTCGGAGCTCGGATCGATGACAAAGTCGGCGACACCGCTGGACAGTGCTTTTTCCTTGCGGGCACCGCTGAGTTCCGTGACGATCGTGGTTACGCCAAGGCCCTTGAGTACTGCGGCTACAAGCAGTCCGATAGGTCCGGCACCTCCGACAATCGCGATGTCGCCACTTTGGGCGCCGCTACGAACTACGGCATGATGGGCAACGCTCAACGGTTCGATCAGCGCAGCTTCGTCCAGCGGGATGTTTCCGATTTTGTGAATCCAACGACGGTCAACCACAACCTTTTCGCTGAGCCCGCCACCGCCGCCGGCCAATCCGATGAACCCCATCTGAGTACAGAGGTGGTAGTTCCCGGCCTTACACGGCGCACATTCGTTGCAGACGAAATACGGCTCGACGACGACGTTTTCGCCTACCTCGACGTCGGTCACGCCTTCGCCGACTTCTTCGACTGTGCCCGAAAATTCGTGCCCCATCGTGACAGGCGCGTTCTCATGAGAGAGGGGGTGCGGGTGACCGGGCGCCGAGATGAAGATGGGGCCTTCGAGGTACTCATGGAGATCGGTGCCACAAATTCCGCACCACGCGACCTTCAATTTGACGGTACCGGGCCGCACCTCGGGCTCGGGAATGTCTTCGATTCGGATGTCTTTCTGACCGTGGAACCGTGCTGCCTTCATAGATCCGCACCTCACTTCGTTGTGAATCCGCTGGTAGATCAACGTTAGGACTCCAGTGAGAGGGTGTGAAGGGTTGCAATGGATTGCAATGTGTGAGAGCCGGGAGAGCTCCCGTGCGTTCAACGGTGTCGTCGCGGATCTGAGCGTGCGGAATGAAATTCGATGTGCGCACTCGCCACATAGACTGCAGTCATGTTTTCGAACGAAGTTAGCCGGCGAACTTTTGTCGTGGGAGCTGCCGCTGCGGCGGCCTCAACCCTTGTGGTGACCCAGGCGTCGGCCTCCGTTCCCGCGTCGGTGAGTCCGACTATCGCTGCGCGCCAACGGTTCTTCGGCTCCGAGAATGTTGATCCATCGACTGGCGAAGTGGACCCGTCCAAGACGATTCTCTCCTGGTTTGGTGTCACGAATTTTGCGATGGCCATCGCAGGCAACGTTCTTCTGCTGGACGCGTGGGTTCCTCGAGGAGAGTTCTCGAACTACGTGCCGACTAGCCCGGAAGAGTTGGCCGCGCTTGCGCCGAGTCACATTCTGATTGGGCACGGGCATTTCGACCACGCGGCAGACGCTGCCGAAATAGCATCGCTCTGTGGAGCAACCATCGTCGGCACCGACGAGCACTGCAGCCAGATCGTCGGGCAGGCCACAACAGAACTCCGCACGTACCCGCTGGGTTCTGATCGAACTGACTTCTCGTTGTCTAACGGTGTTGCAGTACATACCGTTCGGCACCTGCATTCCGCGCTACGGGCACCACGAGGAGAGCAGCCGCCACTCGTTCTTGTGCCCGATTTCAGTCCGGCCATCGAACACCCGCCGACACCTCACGACGCTGCGCACCTGGCGTCGCATTTCAACGACGCCGAGGGCGGATCGTTGCTGTACCAGTT
The nucleotide sequence above comes from Rhodococcus sp. KBS0724. Encoded proteins:
- a CDS encoding HNH endonuclease is translated as MTDIVSIAHGAEDFDTRLRREAMQFLTVRTNDGLDSISKQELLDFTIDGEMFRLMDPQRGIRKPRQLSSALSISTVYRREGADRPYEDAVGADGFLRYKWSGVDPDHQDNRGLRAAMEQKVPLIWFFGVGPGQFQPVFPVYLVGEEVGLHQFVVATEFARDLHVTDSPIESHLRRYLIAETKRRLHQPVFRATVMRAYETRCAVCSLGHSSLLDAAHIVPDSDEAGVASVRNGLAMCKIHHAAFDVNILGISPDLVVEIRQDLLEEIDGPMLEHGLKERHGQKLMVIPAIRSERPDPELLALSYKKFQSAG
- a CDS encoding T3SS (YopN, CesT) and YbjN peptide-binding chaperone 1, with the protein product MSDHDTTADQPLHINGAIALVTDERDELVRLCTQTLAELLGSEPDTDDDGDIVVPVHGFVVYVTVADDGPQINVWSSVLTGLGNPAHAATQLIELAQEWPRLRFAFSGDHLLVSTMLDADPFAPQHLLNLVDEVHAFTHELDDDFAESFGGTLDCDEDDDSYAGECNTGGCGDDCDCDCGDDAAESEIDIKAVASTPSK
- a CDS encoding plasmid pRiA4b ORF-3 family protein codes for the protein MFASARDERDLTAAERCSSSPGKSDSVVAVSISACRWEDRVSTIGEAVIKVGECVRYEYNVRARWSHTLVLEEIVEDQTTEAPSCLSGESALFS
- a CDS encoding sodium:solute symporter family protein; this translates as MVQFSTLVIVSLLVAFYGGTFLISLRIGKKQENADGFMTAGNKLGFGVSAASMTATWIWASSMYASATSGYTYGISGPIHYGLWGALMILFIYPFGQRIRKVAPKAHTLAEVMYARHGRSSQLMLAGSNIVGSLISLMSNFLAGGLLIALLSPFNFIQGVFIVALGVLLYTLWSGFRASVLTDFVQLIGMLGAVAVLVPFIFFAAGFPAAFESGAGNLTAEQSNFFSSVAFFEQGAPYIAAVLAYAIGNQTIAQRLFAVREDLIKPTFITATVGYGATVIGVGMLGVLALYLGIEPMDGDVNNLIPQMAASYLPGILLAVFFVMIVGALSSTADSDLAALSSIVMTDVYGQAVAGKANANPRRMLLIGRVTMIVATAAAISLASLQLSILDLLVFVGALWGALVFPVIASFYWGKVTNKAFTVSVLVALAAFLPVRFSWVPMDGMFGILSDIVSVIGIGVVLGLMAFGFFGLKVAQIVGGLAIVLSAPFAIGFLHDYPTLSGSLVAYAVSTVVCFAMSVNQRETFDFELIKQRTGDFDDDELPHDDASALGATGK
- a CDS encoding putative transporter small subunit; translated protein: MSTALLTIYVLIWPALVLVVLGVISKGFFKDWAEARRSGEDLV
- a CDS encoding MarR family winged helix-turn-helix transcriptional regulator gives rise to the protein MSLTGPPAVHDELVHLTRQLMTGDRQSDDQPSIAQHSFLSFIGRHDGCRATEISDVFGVNRSTISRQVRGCIDAGWVYADPGPVRLGNPLHLTDEGRKYLDAADARRLDQVVSRLHDWSESEIEEFARALHRFRISTESQTDGDDTL
- a CDS encoding long-chain fatty acid--CoA ligase — its product is MSEYSAKAQFTISDNESVVHTVFTHAERTPNLTVFSRPMGDGWVDVSAKEFAEQVMGVANGLIAAGVQPGDRVALLSATRYEWTLFDFAIWAAGAATVPIYDSSSKGQVAWILEDSESVMAIVETGTHEQLFQDAPPSLRAVMQIDAGAVAELTKQGIDVDETELKKRLDGIRADDLASLVYTSGTTGRPKGCILTHRNFLSEVRGILTASIGKVAVPGNRVLTFLPLAHVLARAVSLATFEAGAAQAHWSDFSNITTQFERYKPNTILGVPRVFEKVRDGAARKAESGGKIPGAIFAFAEATAKEYSQSLDQGGPSLVLKAKHAVADKLVYSKLRAALGGECWFAISGGGALTPELGHFFRGLGVPIYEGYGLTETTAAHCVNIPGAQKIGTVGQPMGGNGVRIAEDGEIELNGGVVFKGYWKNEKATEESFDNGWLRTGDLGELDSDGYLSITGRKKDLLVTAGGKNVSPGPMEDRIRSHSIISQAVVVGDGKSYVTALLTVDPEVFEKWKADNGKPAEATVAELRDDKDLRAEVQKAIDDANSAVSHAESIKKFVILDRDLTEEDGEMTATLKIKRNVVVDRFSKEIEGMYTKS
- a CDS encoding helix-turn-helix domain-containing protein, translating into MSIDHVISAVGSTDAAKIKTALSALAQTSTSTTTLVIDGVKIDVPPSVGDAVVALLTYLANGDSVALGAVAELLTTSQAAEILGVSDTYVRKLADAGKLPIELRGTHRRFRLDDVMAYREQFPKRA
- a CDS encoding helix-turn-helix domain-containing protein, which translates into the protein MSQPRRSSPTRSSPMPETARIGDLFAERRVQLRLTQQTLANLAGVSRSSVQALEYGTGSVKLASIVEIADALGLRLQPITIAEVESPR
- a CDS encoding 2,3-butanediol dehydrogenase, with the translated sequence MKAARFHGQKDIRIEDIPEPEVRPGTVKLKVAWCGICGTDLHEYLEGPIFISAPGHPHPLSHENAPVTMGHEFSGTVEEVGEGVTDVEVGENVVVEPYFVCNECAPCKAGNYHLCTQMGFIGLAGGGGGLSEKVVVDRRWIHKIGNIPLDEAALIEPLSVAHHAVVRSGAQSGDIAIVGGAGPIGLLVAAVLKGLGVTTIVTELSGARKEKALSSGVADFVIDPSSEDVKARVLEISDGIGADLGFECAGVNAVLDTMLDTVRPAGVVVNVSIWGKPATIDMQKLVLKEIDLRGTIAYVRDHEAVIKMVQDGVVDLAPFITGRIQLEELITEGFTTLIEHNDTAVKILVRS
- a CDS encoding MBL fold metallo-hydrolase, with translation MFSNEVSRRTFVVGAAAAAASTLVVTQASASVPASVSPTIAARQRFFGSENVDPSTGEVDPSKTILSWFGVTNFAMAIAGNVLLLDAWVPRGEFSNYVPTSPEELAALAPSHILIGHGHFDHAADAAEIASLCGATIVGTDEHCSQIVGQATTELRTYPLGSDRTDFSLSNGVAVHTVRHLHSALRAPRGEQPPLVLVPDFSPAIEHPPTPHDAAHLASHFNDAEGGSLLYQFVVGDFVLTWHDSTGPLFTDAPEILDALRALPASTVQIGSIQGYNQYTNGLSDPLDYIRALRPSLFVPAHHDNWLAPLSAPAVAYEERLRLALAGLPTSPELRLLVDPADYVQPSRLTFDITVK